A genome region from Brachymonas denitrificans includes the following:
- a CDS encoding TolC family protein, with product MAQQKHPPHSSARPGARRTAAVLLGLAGLLPAPFALAPVHAASLAALIHESAQEDPSVLEARARQEQATMQTQVSRSGHWPVLGVQAQQEFDQKYKDLTNPDPVALTGKLNLFSAGAISSRVERDKFREEFYGNKTLEAQENLAINMAQLYLSALRHAELLQTEQQNLQRHDKIIGDLNTIVRHDPGRNYELVQAQSRALQVRMRMVQYEKAMRLALSKLARYTTQKVTLADPFNGTEWRKHYQGGKDTASHPSVQAQMNEMKATRSELDNLRRSRWPSVDLVVAAGKEHRSTRVVLNWNFLDRGAFYSQQGAAKQLAAAESRVQLLEREISERSQTAQADMAQSQLQAAAAQAQIGASRQVVDLYEMQFRIARRSLLDVLNAYAELANVEVSKVTADNDYRTAVASYLDANAALVDWARQAAIGQVPQQRTTRSLAPEKPAPAMAVPVTEPVPEPQTSAEAPVGSAPMQEAVPTPEPVAAPAAPVVTEQTAASQPLVAPEAAPAPVVTHAEEVPAPAVPAPTYQESADMQIGVSAFAPAPRADKEDAPRAVSANELAEQQAADAAASEQTAPTGEFKPILTTQPLSAEFRDTP from the coding sequence ATGGCGCAACAGAAACATCCACCCCATTCCTCCGCGCGACCCGGCGCCCGGCGCACCGCGGCGGTCCTGCTGGGCCTGGCGGGCCTGTTGCCGGCACCGTTTGCGCTGGCCCCTGTGCATGCGGCCAGCCTGGCTGCCCTGATCCACGAGTCGGCCCAGGAAGACCCGAGCGTGCTCGAGGCGCGCGCCCGCCAGGAGCAGGCCACCATGCAGACGCAGGTCTCTCGCAGCGGCCACTGGCCGGTGCTGGGCGTGCAGGCACAGCAGGAGTTCGACCAGAAGTACAAGGATCTGACCAATCCGGATCCGGTTGCGCTGACCGGCAAGCTCAACCTGTTCTCTGCCGGCGCCATTTCCTCGCGCGTGGAGCGCGACAAGTTCCGCGAGGAGTTCTACGGCAACAAGACCCTGGAAGCGCAGGAGAACCTCGCCATCAATATGGCGCAGCTCTACCTGAGCGCGTTGCGCCATGCCGAACTGCTGCAGACCGAGCAGCAGAACCTGCAGCGCCATGACAAGATCATCGGCGACCTCAACACCATCGTGCGCCATGACCCGGGCCGCAATTACGAGCTGGTGCAGGCACAGTCGCGCGCCCTGCAGGTGCGCATGCGCATGGTGCAATACGAGAAGGCGATGCGCCTGGCTCTGAGCAAGCTGGCGCGCTACACCACGCAGAAGGTTACCCTGGCCGACCCGTTCAACGGGACCGAATGGCGCAAGCATTACCAGGGCGGCAAGGACACGGCGTCGCATCCCAGCGTGCAGGCGCAGATGAACGAGATGAAGGCCACGCGTTCCGAACTGGACAACCTGCGCCGTTCGCGCTGGCCCAGCGTCGATCTGGTGGTGGCGGCAGGCAAGGAGCATCGCAGCACGCGCGTGGTGCTGAACTGGAACTTCCTCGATCGTGGCGCCTTCTACAGCCAGCAGGGCGCCGCCAAGCAACTGGCGGCCGCCGAAAGCCGCGTGCAGTTGCTCGAACGCGAAATCAGCGAGCGCAGCCAGACCGCGCAAGCGGATATGGCGCAAAGCCAGCTGCAGGCCGCGGCGGCCCAGGCGCAGATCGGCGCCTCCCGCCAGGTCGTTGATCTGTATGAAATGCAGTTCCGCATCGCCCGCCGCAGCCTGCTCGACGTGCTCAACGCCTATGCCGAACTGGCCAACGTCGAAGTCTCCAAGGTGACGGCAGACAACGACTACCGCACTGCCGTAGCCAGCTACCTCGATGCCAATGCGGCCCTGGTGGACTGGGCCCGCCAGGCGGCCATCGGACAGGTGCCGCAGCAGCGCACCACCCGGTCGCTGGCCCCGGAAAAGCCGGCTCCCGCCATGGCGGTTCCGGTCACCGAGCCGGTGCCTGAGCCGCAGACCTCCGCAGAGGCACCCGTGGGCAGCGCGCCCATGCAGGAGGCGGTTCCCACGCCCGAGCCAGTAGCAGCTCCTGCCGCACCCGTGGTCACGGAGCAGACAGCCGCGTCCCAGCCGCTGGTAGCACCCGAAGCTGCGCCGGCTCCGGTGGTCACTCACGCCGAAGAGGTGCCCGCCCCGGCGGTCCCGGCTCCGACCTACCAGGAATCAGCCGACATGCAGATCGGCGTTTCGGCCTTTGCTCCTGCGCCGCGCGCAGACAAGGAAGACGCCCCGCGCGCTGTCTCGGCCAACGAACTGGCCGAACAGCAGGCCGCCGACGCTGCCGCCAGCGAACAGACAGCGCCGACCGGCGAGTTCAAGCCGATCCTGACGACGCAACCCCTAAGCGCCGAGTTCCGCGACACCCCCTGA
- a CDS encoding HugZ family protein — translation MNTRSREDLLNPVDEAALALAAGVLGPARHGYLAVLQPGSGWPGLSRVALGRDAEGVPLILISQLSAHFGALEADGRCCLLVGEPGSGDPLAYARLSMDCLAERVGDAERPALRERFVAWQPKAALYVDFADFAFWRLRPVRASFNAGFGKAFALDAEQIQAALLLASRKRDSAQEARDGLPPTD, via the coding sequence ATGAATACCCGTTCGCGTGAAGACCTGCTCAATCCGGTCGATGAAGCCGCACTGGCCCTTGCTGCCGGCGTGCTTGGGCCGGCCCGCCATGGTTATCTGGCAGTGCTGCAGCCCGGCAGTGGCTGGCCCGGGTTGAGCCGGGTGGCGCTGGGGCGGGATGCGGAGGGCGTGCCGCTGATCCTGATTTCGCAGCTGTCGGCGCACTTTGGCGCGCTGGAGGCTGACGGGCGCTGCTGCCTGCTGGTGGGAGAGCCGGGGAGCGGCGATCCCCTGGCCTATGCCCGGCTGAGCATGGATTGCCTGGCCGAGCGGGTGGGAGATGCCGAGCGCCCTGCCCTCCGGGAACGCTTCGTGGCCTGGCAACCGAAGGCGGCGCTGTATGTCGATTTCGCGGATTTTGCGTTCTGGCGCTTGCGGCCGGTGCGGGCGAGTTTCAATGCGGGATTCGGCAAGGCGTTTGCGCTGGATGCCGAACAGATCCAGGCTGCATTGCTGCTGGCCAGCCGCAAGCGTGACAGTGCGCAGGAGGCGCGGGACGGGCTGCCTCCTACGGATTGA
- a CDS encoding type I secretion system permease/ATPase: protein MSSSQPSTLIDGIALLTRLQGDPLSANALSAQTLRNAEGRPDLQSLREVLLSHGYDNQLSQRPLDQVPALAVPVLLLTQDGGAVVATDISGHGADRRYTLMREDGGTDLVGQAEMAERYLGYCWFVKRKPEQDNRSELPEYTMGKAWFWKVIWRFKSYYMQVVLATVLVNFLALVGSLYVMNVYDRVIPNSAYETLWVLSIGVLVANLFEFIARNIRARLTDIAGKKADLIISSALFRRVMAIDLSQKPVSSGSYANNLRDFESVRDFMTSASLLALVDLPFVLLFVFVMFLIAGPLAIVPLLTIPIVALAGLAVQKPLAESINASMREGSQRQGLAVEAIEGIETLKANNATNWAQQRWERFTASTAAAGLRQKDLSNLVMNFAMLVQQANTVFLVVYGTYLIHHDNPASRITMGALIACVILSGRALSPLSQVASLMIRFQQARTALQGLNSVVDRKTERDPNRSYISPTHIEGKLAFDNVNYHYGEKGPLVCKEMRFTIQPGERVGVLGRIGSGKSTMLRLAAGLYEPQQGNVLLDGMDMRQLDPSDLRSHVSLLGQHPRLFLGTLRENLEMGRMDRLSTDEELIAALRRFGLDRIIQAHPQGLNMPLGEDGAGLSGGQRQLVGLSRLTLRDPRIVLLDEPTSGLDQMTEMHALRAMADWAREGKRTLVVVTHRPQVLNIVDRILVVEGGQIVMDGPRDAVLQRLAANERAAHQAQAGHVAVAPGAPAAPGAGSVAAGTAPAAAPGQPAQARPAAVVQPATTRVVVRPQAAPAGEPQQQGLRTQVVRVANPQQSGQVDLQVEATPATIAPTKDAGK from the coding sequence ATGTCCTCTTCGCAACCCTCCACGCTGATCGACGGTATCGCCCTGCTCACCCGCCTGCAGGGCGACCCGCTTTCCGCCAACGCCCTCTCCGCGCAAACTCTGCGCAACGCCGAGGGCCGCCCCGACCTGCAAAGCCTGCGCGAGGTCCTGCTCAGCCACGGCTACGACAACCAGCTCAGCCAGCGCCCGCTCGACCAGGTCCCGGCACTGGCCGTCCCCGTCCTCCTGCTCACGCAGGACGGCGGCGCCGTCGTCGCCACCGACATCAGCGGCCACGGCGCAGACCGTCGCTACACCCTCATGCGCGAAGACGGCGGCACCGACCTGGTCGGCCAGGCCGAAATGGCCGAGCGTTACCTGGGCTACTGCTGGTTCGTCAAGCGCAAGCCCGAGCAGGACAACCGCTCCGAGTTGCCCGAATACACCATGGGCAAGGCCTGGTTCTGGAAAGTCATCTGGCGCTTCAAGTCCTACTACATGCAGGTGGTGCTGGCCACCGTGCTGGTCAACTTCCTGGCGCTGGTCGGTTCGCTCTACGTGATGAACGTGTACGACCGCGTCATCCCCAACAGCGCCTACGAAACCCTCTGGGTGCTCAGCATCGGGGTGCTGGTGGCCAACCTGTTCGAGTTCATCGCGCGCAACATTCGCGCCCGCCTGACCGACATCGCCGGCAAGAAGGCCGACCTGATCATCAGCTCGGCCCTGTTCCGCCGCGTCATGGCGATCGACCTGTCGCAAAAGCCGGTCTCCTCCGGCTCCTACGCCAACAACCTGCGCGATTTCGAGTCCGTGCGCGATTTCATGACCAGCGCCAGCCTGCTGGCCCTGGTCGATCTGCCGTTCGTGCTGCTGTTCGTGTTCGTCATGTTCCTGATCGCCGGCCCGCTCGCCATCGTGCCGCTGCTCACCATCCCCATCGTGGCGCTGGCCGGCCTGGCGGTGCAGAAGCCGCTGGCCGAATCCATCAACGCCTCCATGCGCGAAGGCTCGCAGCGCCAGGGTCTGGCGGTCGAGGCCATCGAGGGCATCGAGACCCTCAAGGCCAACAACGCCACCAACTGGGCACAGCAGCGCTGGGAACGCTTTACCGCCTCCACCGCAGCAGCCGGCCTGCGCCAGAAAGACCTCTCCAATCTGGTGATGAACTTCGCCATGCTGGTGCAGCAGGCCAATACCGTATTCCTGGTGGTCTACGGCACCTACCTGATCCACCACGACAACCCCGCCAGCCGCATCACCATGGGCGCGCTCATTGCCTGCGTGATCCTGTCCGGCCGTGCGCTCTCGCCGCTGTCGCAGGTAGCCAGCCTGATGATCCGTTTCCAGCAGGCGCGCACCGCGCTGCAGGGCCTCAACAGCGTGGTCGACCGCAAGACCGAGCGTGACCCCAACCGCAGCTACATCAGCCCCACCCACATCGAGGGCAAGCTCGCCTTCGACAACGTCAACTACCACTATGGCGAGAAAGGCCCGCTGGTGTGCAAGGAGATGCGCTTCACCATCCAGCCCGGCGAGCGCGTCGGCGTACTGGGACGCATCGGCAGCGGCAAGTCCACCATGCTGCGTCTGGCCGCCGGCCTGTACGAGCCGCAGCAGGGCAACGTGCTGCTCGACGGCATGGACATGCGCCAGCTCGACCCGAGCGACCTGCGCTCGCACGTCAGCCTGCTCGGCCAGCACCCGCGCCTGTTCCTGGGCACGCTGCGCGAAAACCTCGAAATGGGCCGCATGGACCGCCTCAGCACCGACGAGGAACTGATCGCCGCACTGCGCCGCTTCGGTCTGGACCGCATCATCCAGGCCCATCCGCAGGGCCTGAACATGCCGCTGGGTGAAGACGGCGCAGGCCTCTCCGGCGGCCAGCGCCAGCTGGTCGGCCTGTCGCGCCTGACGCTGCGCGACCCGCGCATCGTGCTGCTCGACGAGCCCACCAGCGGCCTCGACCAGATGACCGAAATGCACGCCCTGCGTGCCATGGCCGACTGGGCGCGCGAGGGCAAGCGCACCCTGGTGGTGGTTACGCATCGCCCGCAGGTGCTCAACATCGTCGACCGCATCCTGGTCGTGGAGGGCGGGCAGATCGTCATGGACGGCCCGCGCGATGCCGTGCTGCAGCGCCTGGCCGCCAACGAGCGTGCGGCGCATCAGGCCCAGGCGGGGCATGTTGCCGTTGCTCCAGGCGCGCCTGCAGCCCCGGGTGCAGGCTCCGTCGCCGCCGGCACCGCTCCGGCTGCCGCTCCCGGTCAGCCCGCGCAGGCCCGTCCCGCTGCTGTCGTCCAGCCGGCCACCACGCGTGTCGTCGTGCGACCCCAGGCAGCACCCGCAGGCGAGCCCCAGCAACAAGGCCTCCGCACCCAGGTCGTGCGCGTAGCCAATCCGCAACAATCAGGCCAGGTTGACCTGCAGGTGGAAGCAACACCCGCTACCATCGCGCCAACGAAGGACGCAGGAAAGTAA
- a CDS encoding HlyD family type I secretion periplasmic adaptor subunit yields MFGKKSTRESASSRPAGEAVDKRDLPLLNDLQAAMQHERHRGMFWTVGLLAAFLLTFLVWAYFSNVEEVARGQGSVIPSSKEQIIQSLDPGVLAEMLVREGQVVEKDQVLLRLDDTRSTAIFKEAENKVQALEATASRLRSEAYGVPLQFKPDLSPELVQRETAAYYSRLRAMQQSVRGLQQSKALLDREIAITAPMAGKGVVSEVELLRMRRQASELSLQITERRNKFRADANTELVKVEAELAQSTENMAARADPMKRASIKAPLRGIVKNIKINTVGGVISAGQDIMEIVPLEGPLLVEAYIRPQDVAFIRPEAPAVVKLTAYDYAIYGGLDGKVTHISPDTLQDNRRPSELKLNPDESYYRVIVRTDNNTLKDKNGKDMPIIPGMIASVDIKTGEKTVFQYLIKPITRLKQALRER; encoded by the coding sequence ATGTTCGGCAAGAAATCAACACGGGAGTCTGCATCTTCCCGCCCCGCAGGGGAGGCGGTCGACAAGCGCGACCTGCCCCTGCTCAATGACCTGCAGGCAGCCATGCAGCACGAGCGCCACCGCGGCATGTTCTGGACGGTGGGTCTGCTGGCAGCGTTTCTGCTCACCTTCCTGGTCTGGGCCTACTTCAGCAACGTCGAGGAAGTCGCACGCGGTCAGGGCAGTGTGATCCCCAGCAGCAAGGAACAGATCATCCAGAGCCTGGATCCCGGCGTGCTGGCCGAAATGCTGGTGCGTGAAGGCCAGGTCGTCGAAAAGGACCAAGTGCTGCTGCGCCTGGATGACACCCGCAGCACCGCCATCTTCAAGGAAGCGGAGAACAAGGTCCAGGCCCTGGAAGCCACGGCTTCCCGCCTGCGCTCCGAGGCTTATGGCGTCCCGCTGCAGTTCAAACCCGACCTGAGCCCCGAGCTGGTACAGCGCGAAACTGCTGCCTACTATTCGCGCCTGCGCGCCATGCAGCAAAGCGTGCGCGGCCTGCAGCAGAGCAAGGCGCTGCTCGACCGCGAAATCGCCATCACCGCCCCCATGGCCGGCAAGGGCGTGGTATCGGAGGTGGAGCTGCTGCGCATGCGCCGCCAGGCCAGCGAACTCTCGCTGCAAATCACCGAGCGCCGCAACAAGTTCCGCGCCGACGCCAATACCGAGCTGGTCAAGGTCGAAGCCGAACTGGCGCAAAGCACCGAGAACATGGCGGCGCGTGCCGACCCGATGAAGCGCGCTTCCATCAAGGCTCCGCTGCGCGGCATCGTCAAGAACATCAAGATCAACACCGTGGGTGGCGTGATCAGTGCCGGCCAGGACATCATGGAAATCGTGCCGCTGGAAGGGCCGCTGCTGGTCGAGGCCTATATCCGTCCGCAGGACGTGGCCTTCATCCGCCCGGAGGCGCCCGCCGTGGTCAAGCTCACCGCCTACGATTACGCCATCTACGGCGGCCTGGACGGCAAGGTCACCCACATCAGCCCCGACACGCTGCAGGACAACCGCCGTCCGAGCGAACTCAAGCTCAATCCGGACGAATCCTACTATCGCGTCATCGTGCGTACCGACAACAATACGCTCAAGGACAAGAACGGCAAGGACATGCCCATCATCCCGGGCATGATCGCCAGCGTCGATATCAAGACCGGCGAAAAAACCGTATTCCAGTATCTCATCAAGCCCATCACGCGCCTGAAGCAGGCCCTGCGTGAGCGCTGA
- the phaR gene encoding polyhydroxyalkanoate synthesis repressor PhaR, with amino-acid sequence MATSRTVKQSDIPADAAAPAPEAAEDKVRVIKKYPNRRLYDTASSSYVTLAEVKALVMAVEPFVVRDAKTNEDLTRSILLQIILEEEAGGSPIFTEQVLSNIIRYYGHTWQGFFGANLESSIQAFADMQKKVMEMTPGLNPEAWPKMMQMPGQKMVQEMMNNYTEQGKHMMQQMQEQLQHQYQANLQQWLSAFQPKR; translated from the coding sequence ATGGCGACGTCCAGAACGGTCAAGCAGTCAGACATTCCCGCAGACGCAGCAGCACCGGCCCCCGAGGCCGCCGAAGACAAGGTGCGCGTCATCAAGAAATACCCCAACCGGCGCCTGTACGACACCGCCAGCTCCAGCTATGTGACGCTGGCCGAGGTCAAGGCCCTCGTCATGGCGGTCGAGCCCTTCGTGGTGCGCGACGCCAAGACCAACGAGGACCTCACCCGCAGCATCCTGCTGCAGATCATCCTCGAGGAAGAGGCCGGCGGCAGCCCCATCTTCACCGAGCAGGTGCTCTCCAACATCATCCGCTACTACGGCCACACCTGGCAGGGTTTCTTCGGCGCCAACCTCGAAAGCAGCATCCAGGCCTTCGCCGACATGCAGAAGAAGGTGATGGAAATGACGCCCGGCCTCAACCCGGAAGCCTGGCCCAAGATGATGCAGATGCCCGGCCAGAAGATGGTGCAGGAGATGATGAACAACTACACCGAGCAGGGCAAGCACATGATGCAGCAGATGCAGGAGCAGCTGCAGCACCAGTACCAGGCCAATCTGCAGCAGTGGCTGTCGGCGTTCCAGCCAAAGCGTTGA
- a CDS encoding DUF421 domain-containing protein yields the protein MFELSVPWWELVLRVTVVYAFLILLLRVTGKRQIGQLSPMDLVLLLVLSNAVQNAMNAGDNSLVGGLISAVVLVLLNWLLNFATFRNKRLATLVEGRAQLLIHNGVVYEEVLEAVQITRHELNAALRGGGYLSVEDVHTAVLETNGTISFTPRIGGGQGDGNGGTSRSASAAN from the coding sequence ATGTTTGAACTATCTGTACCGTGGTGGGAACTGGTGCTGCGGGTCACCGTGGTGTATGCCTTCCTGATCCTCTTGTTGCGGGTGACGGGCAAGCGGCAGATCGGGCAGTTGTCGCCAATGGATTTGGTGCTGTTGCTGGTGTTGTCCAATGCAGTGCAGAACGCGATGAATGCGGGGGACAACTCCCTGGTGGGCGGCTTGATCTCCGCGGTGGTGCTGGTGTTGCTGAACTGGCTGCTGAACTTTGCCACCTTCCGCAACAAGCGGCTGGCCACCCTGGTGGAAGGGCGGGCACAGTTGCTGATCCACAACGGCGTGGTATATGAAGAGGTGCTGGAAGCGGTGCAGATCACGCGGCATGAACTGAATGCTGCCTTGCGCGGAGGCGGCTATCTGTCGGTGGAGGATGTGCATACGGCGGTGCTGGAGACGAATGGCACCATCAGCTTTACGCCGCGGATTGGGGGCGGGCAGGGCGACGGCAACGGCGGTACGAGTCGTTCTGCTTCTGCGGCGAATTGA
- the crcB gene encoding fluoride efflux transporter CrcB: MPALLQSLLAISLGASIGAILRWLLGLGLNTLFPAIPLGTLLANLVGGYLVGLAIAWFAQYPELPVAWRLLVITGFLGGLTTFSTFSAEVVALLQQGRTMMAAGAITLHLGGSLVMTLLGLATAGWLKLGR, from the coding sequence ATGCCTGCCCTCCTTCAGTCACTCCTCGCGATCAGCCTGGGCGCCTCCATCGGAGCCATCCTGCGCTGGCTGCTGGGCTTGGGACTCAATACTCTGTTCCCTGCCATTCCCCTAGGTACCTTGCTTGCCAACCTCGTAGGCGGCTACCTGGTCGGGCTGGCCATCGCCTGGTTTGCGCAATACCCCGAATTGCCAGTTGCGTGGCGCCTGCTGGTCATCACCGGTTTTCTGGGGGGGTTGACGACCTTTTCCACCTTTTCGGCCGAAGTGGTTGCACTATTGCAGCAAGGCAGAACCATGATGGCAGCGGGCGCCATCACCCTGCACCTGGGTGGATCATTGGTGATGACCTTGCTGGGACTGGCCACCGCCGGATGGCTGAAGCTCGGCCGCTGA
- the rimO gene encoding 30S ribosomal protein S12 methylthiotransferase RimO, producing MTETAAIAPASATQQPPKIGFVSLGCPKALTDSELILTQLSAEGYTTSKTFAGADLVIVNTCGFIDDAVKESLDTIGEALADNGKVIVTGCLGARAGHESDNLVREIHPSVLAVTGPHATQEVMDAVHTHCPKPHDPFLDLVPGGFGVAGLKLTPRHYAYLKISEGCNHRCTFCIIPSMRGDLVSRPIGDVLKEAQALFEGGVKELLVVSQDTSAYGVDVKYRTGFWDGKPIKTRTFELVQALGELAKQHGAWVRLHYVYPYPSVDELIPLMAEGLVLPYLDVPFQHSHPDVLRRMKRPASGERNLERLQRWRELCPQLVIRSTFIAGFPGETEEEFQHLLDFVQEAQIDRAGCFAYSPVEGATANELPGALSDEVREERRARFMAVAEQVSVNKLRQRIGSTMQVLVDSAPNQGKKGAIGRSYADAPEIDGLVRLLPPQKISKTLKVGTFTQARIVDTDGHDLVALPV from the coding sequence ATGACTGAAACCGCCGCCATTGCCCCCGCTTCCGCCACCCAGCAGCCACCGAAAATCGGCTTCGTCAGCCTGGGCTGCCCCAAGGCGTTGACCGATTCCGAACTGATCCTGACCCAGCTCTCCGCCGAGGGCTACACCACGTCCAAAACCTTCGCCGGCGCCGATCTGGTGATCGTCAACACCTGCGGCTTCATCGACGATGCCGTCAAGGAAAGCCTGGACACCATTGGCGAGGCGCTGGCCGACAACGGCAAGGTCATCGTCACCGGCTGCCTGGGTGCGCGCGCCGGGCATGAGAGCGACAACCTGGTCAGGGAAATCCATCCCAGCGTGCTCGCCGTCACCGGCCCGCACGCCACGCAGGAAGTGATGGATGCCGTGCACACTCACTGCCCCAAGCCCCACGATCCCTTCCTCGATCTGGTGCCCGGCGGTTTCGGCGTGGCCGGCCTCAAGCTCACTCCCAGGCACTATGCCTACCTGAAAATCAGCGAGGGCTGCAACCACCGCTGCACCTTCTGCATCATCCCGTCCATGCGCGGCGATCTGGTCAGCCGTCCGATCGGCGATGTGCTGAAGGAGGCGCAAGCCCTGTTCGAAGGCGGCGTCAAGGAACTGCTGGTCGTCAGCCAGGACACCTCTGCCTACGGCGTGGACGTCAAATACCGCACCGGCTTCTGGGACGGCAAGCCGATCAAAACGCGCACCTTCGAGCTGGTGCAGGCCTTGGGCGAACTGGCCAAGCAGCACGGCGCCTGGGTGCGCCTGCACTACGTCTATCCCTATCCCAGTGTGGATGAACTCATCCCGCTGATGGCCGAAGGCCTGGTGCTGCCCTACCTGGACGTGCCGTTCCAGCACAGCCACCCCGATGTGCTCAGGCGCATGAAGCGTCCTGCCAGCGGCGAGCGCAACCTGGAGCGCCTGCAGCGCTGGCGTGAACTGTGCCCGCAGCTGGTGATCCGCAGCACCTTCATCGCCGGCTTCCCCGGCGAGACGGAAGAAGAATTCCAGCACCTGCTCGACTTCGTGCAGGAAGCGCAGATCGACCGCGCCGGCTGCTTTGCCTACTCGCCGGTCGAGGGTGCCACTGCCAACGAACTGCCCGGTGCGCTGTCGGACGAGGTGCGTGAAGAGCGCCGCGCCCGTTTCATGGCCGTGGCCGAGCAGGTCTCCGTCAACAAGCTGCGCCAGCGCATTGGCAGCACCATGCAGGTGCTGGTCGACAGCGCGCCCAACCAGGGCAAGAAGGGCGCCATCGGCCGCAGCTACGCCGATGCCCCCGAAATCGACGGCCTGGTCAGGCTGCTGCCGCCGCAGAAGATCAGCAAGACCCTGAAAGTCGGCACCTTCACGCAGGCCCGTATCGTCGACACCGACGGCCACGATCTGGTGGCGCTTCCGGTCTGA
- the ntrC gene encoding nitrogen regulation protein NR(I), protein MKSVWIVDDDASIRFVLERALQRAQLPSTAFESPSQVLAALEDPATHGVPEVLVSDIRMPDAAGLSGLDLLARVHAAYPQLPVIVMTAFSDLDSAVSAFQGGAYEYLPKPFDVQRAVELVRRAVEQRRGAAEPERSGEQPELAQEMLGQAPAMQEVFRAIGRLAHSAATVLITGESGTGKELVARALHRHSPRADGPFVAINTAAIPRDLLESELFGHERGAFTGAQAQRRGRFEQAEGGTLFLDEIGDMPFELQTRLLRVLSDGQFFRVGGQQAVKARVRIIAATHQDLEERVREGVFREDLFHRLNVIRLRLPALRERREDIGMLARHFLQRSAQQLGMEPKRLGVEAGRQLAAFDFPGNVRQLENICHWLTVMAPSQVVEVADLPEEVREAVREVAGAAAGGSEETLADEVLVQSVGEGGLDIAPPWQEGLRQHALELLMTGHGGVWDTLMAECERALILAAMEWTGQRRIEAAQRLGIGRNTISRKMNELGLD, encoded by the coding sequence ATGAAATCAGTCTGGATTGTTGACGACGACGCTTCCATCCGCTTCGTGCTGGAGCGGGCGCTGCAGCGCGCGCAGCTGCCTTCCACCGCTTTCGAGAGTCCGAGCCAGGTGCTGGCGGCGCTGGAAGACCCGGCCACCCATGGCGTGCCGGAGGTGCTGGTGAGCGACATCCGCATGCCGGATGCAGCCGGACTATCGGGGCTGGATCTGCTGGCGCGGGTGCATGCGGCATATCCGCAGTTGCCGGTGATCGTGATGACGGCGTTTTCCGATCTGGACAGTGCGGTGTCGGCGTTCCAGGGCGGGGCCTACGAGTATCTGCCCAAGCCGTTCGATGTGCAGCGCGCGGTGGAACTGGTGCGGCGTGCGGTGGAGCAGAGAAGGGGGGCTGCGGAGCCCGAGCGCTCCGGTGAGCAGCCCGAGCTGGCGCAGGAAATGCTGGGGCAGGCGCCGGCGATGCAGGAAGTATTTCGCGCCATCGGCCGGCTGGCGCACAGTGCGGCGACGGTGCTGATCACGGGGGAAAGCGGTACCGGCAAGGAACTGGTGGCGCGCGCCCTGCACCGCCATTCGCCACGGGCAGACGGGCCGTTCGTGGCCATCAATACGGCGGCCATTCCCAGGGACTTGCTCGAGAGCGAGCTGTTTGGCCATGAGCGTGGCGCGTTTACCGGGGCGCAGGCGCAGCGGCGCGGGCGCTTCGAGCAGGCGGAGGGTGGCACGCTGTTCCTGGACGAGATCGGCGACATGCCGTTCGAACTGCAGACGCGGCTGTTGCGGGTGCTGAGCGACGGGCAGTTTTTCCGTGTGGGCGGGCAGCAGGCGGTGAAGGCGCGGGTGCGCATCATTGCGGCCACGCACCAGGATCTGGAGGAACGGGTGCGCGAGGGCGTGTTCCGCGAGGATTTGTTCCACCGCCTGAATGTGATCCGGCTGCGGCTGCCGGCGCTGCGCGAGCGGCGCGAGGATATCGGCATGCTGGCGCGGCATTTTCTGCAGCGCAGCGCGCAGCAGCTGGGCATGGAGCCGAAGCGGCTGGGCGTGGAGGCGGGGCGCCAACTGGCGGCGTTCGACTTTCCGGGGAACGTGCGGCAGCTGGAGAATATCTGCCACTGGCTGACGGTGATGGCGCCTTCGCAGGTGGTGGAGGTGGCGGATTTGCCGGAGGAGGTGCGCGAGGCCGTGCGGGAGGTGGCGGGTGCGGCAGCCGGGGGCTCCGAGGAGACCTTGGCTGATGAAGTGCTCGTCCAGAGTGTTGGGGAAGGCGGGCTGGACATTGCTCCCCCCTGGCAGGAGGGCCTGCGCCAGCATGCGCTGGAGTTGCTGATGACGGGCCATGGCGGCGTGTGGGACACGCTGATGGCGGAGTGCGAGCGGGCGCTGATTCTGGCGGCGATGGAGTGGACCGGGCAGCGCCGCATCGAGGCGGCGCAGCGCCTGGGCATCGGGCGCAACACCATCAGCCGCAAGATGAACGAGCTGGGTCTGGACTGA